One Malus sylvestris chromosome 14, drMalSylv7.2, whole genome shotgun sequence DNA segment encodes these proteins:
- the LOC126600368 gene encoding uncharacterized protein LOC126600368 isoform X1: MSHYSDAQDVESATAVAAAALSIHSNEEAKLQYKKGTRESIPISRTKTLQDLMTGRPNKEARDAGEVSMKDQRAQESAFPSRYPNRASSSRPSTPANGYQNQKGSSGRRNAADAKADAWERAQMKKIQRR; this comes from the exons ATGAGTCATTATTCTGATGCACAAGATGTCGAGTCTGCAACTGCGGTTGCAGCAGCTGCCCTTTCCATTCACTCGAATGAAGAAGCTAAATTACAGTATAAAAAAGGGACGAGGGAAAGCATTCCGATCTCAAGGACCAAGACTCTGCAGGATCTGATGACTGGGCGGCCAAACAAAGAAGCAAGGGATGCTG GTGAAGTTTCAATGAAAGATCAAAGAGCACAGGAGAGTGCTTTTCCATCTAGGTACCCGAATCGTGCATCCTCTTCAAGACCTTCGACTCCTGCAAATGGATACCAAAACCAAAAGGGAAGTTCAGGCAGACGTAATGCTGCGGACGCAAAAGCAGATGCTTGGGAGAGAGCTCAGATGAAAAAGATTCAGAGGCGGTAA
- the LOC126598709 gene encoding transcription factor PIF7-like, with protein MQQQNHSNAIRPVPLSNYDVTELKLENGRLAMHGLGALLTAQSNPTWSRSRACDTLESIVDQATCHKRDPNIIRHDQTPANTSSVVASSGETWTDSSVQVPPAQGWIRKRSRSDSGFFENNFSTNSIHEEHADPSSCASPGASVRLCRNNHKTTSTLVSFESPPSLKTKSTDEDSASHGGLENRDDGRETTKGGGSSRSHSTRPRRAAAVHNQSERKRRDLINQKIKALQRLVPNASKTDKASMLDEVIKYLQQLQAQVQMMHNLRNFMANGHMNMNMMVPLEMQQLQLQHLHQMSLLAHRGIGMGSRIHPTPVVAAALPSFMPPFMMPLLIPPHPPPQAKAEPTSTNNGSDPLPDPYCALLAQQSMSMDLFNRMAALYRQEVTPATAASSSQPRSNHVRRN; from the exons ATGCAGCAGCAGAACCACTCCAACGCCATTCGTCCTGTCCCTTT GTCTAATTATGACGTCACAGAACTGAAATTGGAAAACGGCCGGTTGGCCATGCATGGGCTTGGTGCGCTTCTTACAGCTCAATCAAATCCCACATGGAGCAGGAGCAGGGCTTGTGACACATTGGAATCAATTGTCGATCAAGCTACATGCCACAAACGTGACCCAAATATCATCCGCCATGACCAGACCCCGGCAAACACAAGCTCGGTGGTTGCATCCTCCGGCGAAACATGGACGGACAGCTCTGTCCAGGTGCCGCCGGCGCAGGGGTGGATAAGAAAACGCAGTCGATCAGATTCCGGCTTCTTCGAGAATAACTTTAGTACTAATAGCATTCATGAAGAACATGCAGATCCCAGCAGTTGTGCTAGTCCTGGTGCTAGTGTTAGATTGTGCAGGAACAATCATAAAACTACCTCTACGTTAGTTTCTTTTGAGTCTCCTCCCAGTTTGAAGACCAAAAGCACCGACGAGGATTCGGCCAGTCACGGAGGGCTG GAAAACCGAGATGATGGCCGGGAAACCACCAAAGGTGGCGGATCAAGCCGTTCACACTCAACAAGACCAAGGCGAGCTGCTGCTGTTCATAATCAGTCAGAGCGG AAACGAAGAGACTTGATTAACCAGAAGATAAAAGCTCTGCAAAGGTTGGTGCCAAATGCAAGTAAG ACTGATAAAGCTTCAATGCTTGATGAGGTGATCAAATACTTGCAACAACTTCAAGCTCAAGTCCAAATGATGCATAATCTGAGAAATTTCATGGCTAATGGCcatatgaatatgaatatgatgGTGCCTTTAGAAATGCAGCAGCTGCAGCTGCAGcatcttcatcaaatgtcactcCTGGCTCATAGGGGAATCGGAATGGGATCGCGCATTCATCCTACACCGGTTGTGGCTGCCGCTCTTCCTTCTTTCATGCCGCCATTTATGATGCCGCTGTTAATCCCACCACACCCTCCTCCTCAAGCAAAGGCAGAACCAACCAGCACGAATAATGGTTCAGACCCTCTACCTGATCCATATTGTGCCCTCCTAGCACAA CAATCAATGAGTATGGACTTGTTCAACAGGATGGCAGCTCTCTATCGACAAGAAGTCACTCCAGCAACAGCAGCGTCAAGCAGCCAGCCGCGGTCAAACCATGTACGAAGGAACTAA
- the LOC126600368 gene encoding uncharacterized protein LOC126600368 isoform X2, with amino-acid sequence MSHYSDAQDVESATAVAAAALSIHSNEEAKLQYKKGTRESIPISRTKTLQDLMTGRPNKEARDAVSMKDQRAQESAFPSRYPNRASSSRPSTPANGYQNQKGSSGRRNAADAKADAWERAQMKKIQRR; translated from the exons ATGAGTCATTATTCTGATGCACAAGATGTCGAGTCTGCAACTGCGGTTGCAGCAGCTGCCCTTTCCATTCACTCGAATGAAGAAGCTAAATTACAGTATAAAAAAGGGACGAGGGAAAGCATTCCGATCTCAAGGACCAAGACTCTGCAGGATCTGATGACTGGGCGGCCAAACAAAGAAGCAAGGGATGCTG TTTCAATGAAAGATCAAAGAGCACAGGAGAGTGCTTTTCCATCTAGGTACCCGAATCGTGCATCCTCTTCAAGACCTTCGACTCCTGCAAATGGATACCAAAACCAAAAGGGAAGTTCAGGCAGACGTAATGCTGCGGACGCAAAAGCAGATGCTTGGGAGAGAGCTCAGATGAAAAAGATTCAGAGGCGGTAA